From the genome of Alcanivorax sp.:
GATGTGCGATCCTGGGCCGCCGACGAGAACACCGCCCGCTGCGGTGCCGCGAGAGCATTAACCCACTGGCCGGAGTAACAGGCGGACACCACCACCCACTGGTGCTTCACCTTGAGATTGTTCAACCAGTCTCTGCCGTCATCCACGGTCAGGTTATTCAGCCGCAGGTTGCGCGTATCCAGCACCAAATCACCATTGCGCAAACCGTGGCTGACCATATGCACCAGCAGCAGGTCCTCGTCAGGATCCATCAACCCATCCAGGGCATTGAGCGCTTCACGAACACTGGTGCGGGTCGCCAGCGGTTGTTCACTGGTACCGTCGTTGACCAGTTTTATCTGGCGGCGTTTGAGATCAAGCACCCCGCCAAGACGTTCACTCACCCAGTTCACCTCGCGACTGAAGACCCTTTCAGTACCATCCCCCCCGATGGCAAGAAAGTAGACATCACGCACGCCCGGTCTTTGCGGCGCCAGCGAGGACAATACGGACTGTAGTCGACTGGACTCAGTATACAGACGGGCCTCCGTGCCGGCGGCCTGTTCCCGTTCACGGGCCGCCCAGTCCTGCTGGCTGGGATAATACTGGCCGGCTACGAAATAGCCCTTTTCTTCCACCGGGCCATCCTCTCCGGGACGAATACGTACGCCCTTGCCCTGGGCCTCACCGTTGACAAACTGTGCCCTGATGACCACACCGTCCGGTCGAGTCAATTTGCCCTGGCCTTCGAACGCGAACCACTGGAACTCACCCTCATAAACCAGGCCCTCCTGATTACGGTAAGTCCCGTCCTTCAGGTAGCCGTCGACAAAGGTACCCTCGAATTCCTCTCCAGACTCGGTGCGCCAGAGCCCCTGCCCATGGGGCTGGAATTGACTGAATTCCCCCTGGTAAGTGTTGTCATCCAGATAATCAACGCTGCCGCGAATCAGTTCGCCCATGGCAAATTCGCCCTGATAGTGGACGTCTTCGCACACATACTGCCCTTCGCCATGGAGCACGCCCTTGACAAACTCTCCCTCCAGGACACAGCCGTCACGCTCTTCCAGTCGTCCCTTTCCCGTCATCAATCCATTGCGGAACTCACCACTGTATTGACGTCCGTCAGGCCAGCGAAGTACCCCGTCGCCATGGAACAGGTTGTTCTCGACCTCTCCCTCATAAACCGCGCCATCAGGCATCTGAATATCTGCCGGCAACAATTGCGGATCACAGGCGGACAGGAACACGGTCAGCAACAGGGAAAGGGGCTTTTTCATGGTCAGATTTCCGTGGTTACAGGCTGGAGAGAAGGAATTCAGCCTGCTGCCAGCTTGAATTGCGCCAGCTGGGAAGAGGTGCGGCGCAGGTGGGCACACAGCAGCCGGGCAATATTTTCCATCACCTGCGTCGCCGCCTGGGGGCTACGTTTGCGCAGTTGGTCCAGGCCCTTGTGAGTCAGCACAATCAAGGTCGCATCCTCGGCCACGCGCACGGTGGCTGAGCGGGGCGCATTGTCCACCAATGCCATTTCCCCCATGGAATCACCCGCCTGTAATTGGGCAATCACCACTTCGCCACCCTCAACATTATTCTTGACGATATCCAGACTTCCGCGCACCACGAAGCAGACGAAATCACTCTTGTCACCTTCCTGGCAGAGGGTTTCACCGGCAGAGACCCTATTCACGAACACCAGGGTTTCCAGCAAGATCAGCTCGTCCTCATTAAGCCCTTCAAACAAACGCATGCGGGCCAGGGAGTCCAGCACCGTGGTCATCAGGCAGTGCCCCCCACCGTCAGTGCGTCCACCCGCAAGGTGGGCTGCCCAACGCCGACAGGCACCGACTGACCATCCTTGCCACAGACCCCGATGCCGGAATCCAGGGCCAGGTCATTGCCCACCATGGATATCCGCTCCATGACTTCGGCACCACTGCCAATCAACGTGGCACCTTTCACCGGACAGACAATCTTGCCTTTCTCCACCAGGTAGGCTTCGCTGGTGGAGAACACAAACCGGCCGGAGGTGATATCCACCTGACCGCCAGCAAAATTCACCGCATAGATGCCGCGATCGAGGCTGGCCACAATCTCCTGCGGATCACTCTCCCCCGGCAGCATATACGTGTTGGTCATGCGAGGCATGGGCAGGTGGGCATAGGACTCACGGCGACCGTTGCCGGTAGGCGCCACGCCCATCAGCCGGGCGTTGGTCTTGTCCTGCATGTAGCCCACCAGCTTGCCATTCTCGATCAGGGTATTACAGGCACTGGGGGTGCCTTCGTCATCCACATTCAGCGAACCACGACGGTCTGCC
Proteins encoded in this window:
- a CDS encoding C13 family peptidase, with translation MKKPLSLLLTVFLSACDPQLLPADIQMPDGAVYEGEVENNLFHGDGVLRWPDGRQYSGEFRNGLMTGKGRLEERDGCVLEGEFVKGVLHGEGQYVCEDVHYQGEFAMGELIRGSVDYLDDNTYQGEFSQFQPHGQGLWRTESGEEFEGTFVDGYLKDGTYRNQEGLVYEGEFQWFAFEGQGKLTRPDGVVIRAQFVNGEAQGKGVRIRPGEDGPVEEKGYFVAGQYYPSQQDWAAREREQAAGTEARLYTESSRLQSVLSSLAPQRPGVRDVYFLAIGGDGTERVFSREVNWVSERLGGVLDLKRRQIKLVNDGTSEQPLATRTSVREALNALDGLMDPDEDLLLVHMVSHGLRNGDLVLDTRNLRLNNLTVDDGRDWLNNLKVKHQWVVVSACYSGQWVNALAAPQRAVFSSAAQDRTSFGCGDDSERTWFSTALYGEDMTAGIHDPDAWFAAASDRVSAMEAEQAVPEDEYSLPQKSVGKAFVSWWQSETLDAPK
- a CDS encoding cyclic nucleotide-binding domain-containing protein — protein: MTTVLDSLARMRLFEGLNEDELILLETLVFVNRVSAGETLCQEGDKSDFVCFVVRGSLDIVKNNVEGGEVVIAQLQAGDSMGEMALVDNAPRSATVRVAEDATLIVLTHKGLDQLRKRSPQAATQVMENIARLLCAHLRRTSSQLAQFKLAAG